The following nucleotide sequence is from Methylotenera sp. G11.
TCCATCATTAAATCTACGCAGGATTTAGGTCTACGTAAGATTAGTTATACGCAAAAACGGGAGCCTCGGCTCCCGTTTTTGCATTCTGCCGCTGCCGCGTGATGATTTATCGATGCGGATTTCATCTGCTTAATTCCTCTGCCATCAAGCCCTGCTGCTTTTTCATGCGCAGGCTTGCCGTTTGCGCTTGCACTTCTGTTTCAAAACTCCGGTTAAGCATGCATAATGCAGTCAGCATGCTTTAAAGCTTAAAGATGGCTCAGGGCCTCATTCATGGGGTGACGCATGAATAAGGCTGGGCCATAAATGATGTTGAATTTCTGCCTTGAATTTTATTAAAAAGGATTGCTATGTTGGAAGCCTTATCGGATTGGCCCACGCCGTCTTATTTCAGTTTCGAATCCAGTAGTGCCCAATCGGGGCCGGAAAGTTGTTTGATCTATTTTGTGGATGGCAGGAAAGCCCTGGGCGAGTTGATCCGCATGTCTTTCGATGACGCCAGCATTACATTCCTGTCATCGCGCAGCGATGTCAATGAAACGATCGGCCTGGATCAGGTAAAAACCATCCGGCTGCTGAGGCCTGTTGTCATGCATCGGCAGATGGAGCTGCTGCATGAGCGCGCGCCGGAAGTTTTTCATTCAACGGATCGCCAGACTTTTACGGTTGAATTTATCGATAAGGAAACGATAGACGGGGAGACGATCGGCTATTCTGAAACCGGCAGCGGTTTATTCCTGTACTTTCCCAAAGAGGATGACCAGGTTTTGCGCTGCTTCATTCCCAGGCAGTGCATCGCAAGATTTCAGATCGGCATGCACCTGGGCGAGATGCTGATCCAGGAAAAGCTCGTGAACAAGGATCACGTTGAAGAAGCGGTAGCATACCAGCGTAAATTGCGTCACCAGCGCATAGGTGAATATCTGTCAGAGCAGAAGCTGGTTTCGCGTGAGCAGCTGGAGCAGGCAATCCTGCATCAGGAAAAGCGTCCTATCCTCAAGCTGGGCGAGGCGCTGCAGGAGCTGGGCCTGATCACGCAGGAGCAGCTTAATGCCGCGCTGGAAAAGCAGCAGCTGAACCGCAAGATGCCTTTGGGACGCATACTGGTGGAAATGGGCGCGTTGGAGGAGAACGTACTGAAAGGCGCGCTGGCTAAAAAGCTGGGTATTCCGTATGTTGGCCTCGCCAGGTTCAATATAGACCTGGATGCCGTGAAGCTGATCAATGCGGAACGCGCACGCAAGCATGTGCTGATGCCTTTGTACCTGCATGATGCGGCACTGGTGATTGCCTTCCAGGACCCCTTCAACACAAAGGCGGTGGAAGAGATCAGGTTTCTGACGCAGATGAAAGTGATTCCGGTGATGTCTTCCCATGAAGATATCGACCATGCCATCAAGAAGTACTATCACCCCCAAGTGGCGGATAAATATGCAGCAGTAATGACGGAAGAGGCGGCGCCCCCAAGCAGTGAGTACGATTTCTATAATACTGCGGCAGAATTGAAGATTAATGATCTTGCATCCAAATTATCCAGCGAGGATCAGGGTGTGGAGCTGAAACTGGAGGCGGTTAACGAGTCCGATAATACGCTGGTGCAGACGGTGAACAAGATCATTCTCGATGCTTTCAATGAGGGGGTTTCCGATATTCATATCGAGACTTACCCTGGCAAGCAGAGTACCCGGGTTCGGTTCCGTAAAGATGGCGTGCTGGCGGACTATGTCGAGATACCTTCAAATTTCCGTGAGGCGATCATTTCGCGGATCAAGATCATGGCGCAGATGGATATTGCCAATCGCCGGACTCCGCAGGATGGCAAGATCGATTTCCAGCGTTTCGGTTCTGCCAAGATCGAACTTCGTGTCGTTACCATTCCAACCAGTCATAATCTTGAAGATGTGGTGATGCGTGTATTGGCCGCAGCCAAACCGCTGCCGATAGAAAAGCTGGGCAGCGCCCCGGATATCCTGGATAGCCTGAAACATATGGTCGAGCGCCCGTATGGCTTGATCCTGGTGTGCGGCCCGACCGGCTCGGGCAAAACCACAACATTGCATTCACTGCTTGGTTATATCAATACGCCCAGCAGGAAAATATGGACAGTGGAAGACCCGGTTGAAATCAGCCAGACCGGTTTGCGGCAGGTTCAGGTCAATAATAAAAGCGGCCTCACCTTCGCGCATGTAATCCGCAGTTTTTTGCGGGCAGACCCTGATGTCATCATGATAGGGGAGATGCGCGATCAGGAAACCACAAAGATTGCGATTGAAGCATCCCTGACCGGGCATATGGTACTGTCGACCCTGCATACGAATACCGCCCCGGAGAGTGTGACCAGGCTGCTGGACCTTGGCATGGATCCATTCAATTTTGCCGATGCCCTGGTTGGTGTATTGGCGCAGCGCCTATTAAAGGCGCTGTGCAGGAAATGCAAACAGGCTTACGTGGCAGATGCGCAGGAAATAGACGCACTGCTGGCTGAGTTTCTTGAAGGCTCGCCTATCACACGGGAGGCGGCGTTGAAGAACTGGCAGCAGAATTTCTCTAAAAACGGCAGTTATACCCTATACAAACCAGCTGGATGTGCGCATTGCAATCATACCGGTTACAGCGGCCGTGTCGGGGTTCATGAACTGATGGCGGTGAATCCTGAAATCCGGCGCCTGATCCAGACCAGGGCGCCTTTGCATGAACTGCAGCTTGAGGCATTAAAAGCCGGCATGCGCACGCTAAGGCAGGATGGCATGCTTAAAGTGCTGCTGGGCGAAACGGATATGACGCAGGTGCGTGCAGCCTGCGCTTGAGTGTGCCGCATGGTTTTTTCAGGGAACCTCAGGGCTGGTTCAGGCGCCGTGTTTGAAGAAAAGGGCGGGTTTTTGATGGTTTTTTAAATATTTTTTAAATACTTTTAAAATAGGTTGGAAAATTCGTAAGATTTCATGTAATATGCCGCCTCGTTGGTTGAGGCAGGGTGCTTAGCTCAGTTGGTAGAGCGTCGCCCTTACAAGGCGAATGTCAGCGGTTCGACCCCGTTAGCACCCACCAAAAATCAGCGTAAAAGTACATAAGGTTCCTGAACGGCTTTATGTATAAGGAGTGGTAGTTCAGTTGGTTAGAATACCGGCCTGTCACGCCGGGGGTCGCGGGTTCGAGTCCCGTCCACTCCGCCAACAATTCCGGCATTATCCTGACGGGATGATGTGCCAAAGCAAAGCCCCGTTATCGGGGCTTTTTGCTTTTTCGGAGCCATCAGATAACTTTACGGCCTGGTCAAGCAGAGTTGGCCTGTTAATGCTGAGTTTTCAGTAACGCTTACTCTTTGCCGATCTGGTATTCTTCATAGCTGACTTCTACGATCTTTCCAGTAGCTGCATCAACTTCCACTTTGATTTCTTCTTTATCCGCTTCGAGAATATCAAATTCATAAGAGGCTTTGCCGTCTGCTTCCAGCTCATATTCGGTTTCAACCAGCGTGCCCGGGTGCGCTGCTAAAGCGGTGGCTTCTGCATCCGCCTCGCTGACTTTTGCCAAGGCCTTGAATTTTGCATTATCCGCGTTCACTTCCTGTTCAATCTCCGTCACTTTTCCGGATTGCGCGTCACATTCAATCTCCCAGGCACTGCCGTCCGCTGATTCAATATCAAATTCATACACCCCTCTTTTATTCTCGGATTTAAATTCTGCTTTAACAATCTTGCCTTCATGTTCAGTGAGGGCTGCCTTTACGCATTTTCCCAGGCTGTCATAAGCTTTTGGTTTGATGGTGTCATGGTCAGCCATTGCGGTATTCGCAAAGAGTGCGGCTGCGATCAGGGCGGTGCTTCTTGATAAACGCAACATATCAATCTCCTGTATTTTTGAGGTCATTTCACTGAAAATAAACCCAGTATAAACCTGCGTGCAGTGCAGGGTTTTTGCAATATAGCTCAGCTTGCAGTTTCGGCATTTTGATTTAACGCAAGTGTAGGCTGTATATCCGGGATATTGGCTTTACTAGAATCATAATTGCAGTAAAGTATTGGTAAAGCAAAACAATTCCGGTTCAATCATTATCAAACTCAATATGTTTCATATCCGCTCACTCAAGACAAGGGTGACTTTATTCACGCTGGCAATCTTTGTTGCAGGGATCTGGCTGCTTTCGTTTTATGCCGGCCGTATGCTGCATGGGGATATTGCACATCAGCTCGGGCAGCAGCAGCTTGCAACGACATCGCTGCTCGCAGCGCAGATTGATGATGACCTGAATGAACGTCTGGCTGTGTTGAAGGTGGTTGCAGAAACCTTGGGGGGCAGCAATTTGAATGATGCCTCATCCATACAGGCGCTGCTGGAGAATCGTCCGCTTTTTATCAGGTATTTCAATGCCGGCGTTTATGCTGCCGGCCCCGATGGCAGGGCTATCGCCTCTTTGCCTTACGCAAGCGAACGGGCGGGTATCGATTACAGCGATAGGGACTATATCGCCATTCCGCTCAGGCAAGGCAAGGCCAAGATCGGTCAGCCGGTTGTCGGCAAGGTTGTCGCTTCAGCCGTCCTGGGCATCGGCGTACCGATCATGAATAAGCAGGGTAAGGTCATCGGTGTGCTGGCCGGCGTGACTGACCTGGCAAAACCCAGCTTTCTGGATAAAGTAACCGAGAATCGTTATGGCAAGTCCGGTTATTTTGAATTGCAGGCGTCGAAAAGTGGCTTAATCATTACCAGTACCGGCAAGCGCAGGGTCATGCAGAGGTCTGAGCAGGGTGTCGGCCTTGCCTTGTCTGCGGGCGACAAAACGCTGGTCACCACGAATGCCCTGGGCGAGAGTATGCTGACTTCGGCAAGGCGTATCTCGGTCGCAGACTGGCTGCTTGTTGCATCGCTGCCGATGGCAGAGGCCTTTGCGTCTGTTTACAGCATGGAACGGCGCATTGTTCTCGTTACCATTCTGCTGACCATTGTTGCCGGCGGCCTGACGTGGTGGATGCTAAGGCGGGAGCTTTCACCGATGTTTGCTACAGTGAAGCAGCTGGCTTCTTTATCCGGGGCAGATCAGCAGTTACGCCCGCTCATGATTGACAGCCGCAATGAAATCGGCGAACTGGTTGGCAGCTTTAATGCACTGCTTGAGGTGCTGGGGCAGCGTGAGGATGCCTTGAGGGATAGCGAGTTCAGGTGGAAGTTTGCGATTGAAGGCTCCGGGGATGGCCTCTGGGATTGGAACGTGAGCGCGAACCAGATATTTTTCTCCAAAACCTGGAAACATCTGCTGGGGTATGCCGAGGCGGAAATTGACGGCAATCTCGCAGAATGGGAACGGCATATCCATCCGGAGGATAAGGCCAGGGTTCTTGCCAGATTGCAGGATCACCTGGATGGTAAAACGCCGGCTTATGTCAGCGAACACCGGGCCTTGTGTAAAGACGGCAGCTATAAATGGATACTTGACCATGGCCTGGTGGTCAGCCGTAATGCGGATAATAAACCACTGCGTGTCATCGGCACGCTCTCTGACATTGCCGGGCGTAAAGCTGCCGAGATCAGGCTGCGCATGCTGTCTACCGCCATTGAACAAAGCCCGACCTCGGTTGTGATCACGAATCTTGATGCCAGCATTGAGTATGTGAACCCATGTTTCACGGAGGCTACCGGTTACAGCCTGGCAGAGGCGCTGGGCAAGAACCCGCGTGTGCTGCAGTCAGGTCTGACCGACCCTTCCGTTTACGCGGATATGTGGACTACGTTGACCAATGGCCGCACCTGGGTGGGCGAGTTCATCAACAAGCGTAAAAATGGCGAGATCTACTTTGAAGAAGCGCACATCTCTCCGGTGACCGATATCGATGGCGCAGTCAGCCATTATGTCGCGGTCAAGGTTGATATCACGGCAAGAAAACTGGCTGAAGATAATCTGCGCATCGCAGCAGCCGTGTTCCAGTCGCAGGAGGGCATGATTGTTGCCGATGCTGACAGCACGATTCTGCGGGTGAATAGCGCCTTTACTGCAATCACCGGATACAGCGCTGAAGACGTGGTGGGCAGTACGCCCAAAGTGCTGAGTTCAGGCATGCACGATAAAGTGTTCTATGAAACGATGTGGGAAGTCATCAGCCAGACAGGCACCTGGGAAGGCGAGGTCTGGAATCGCCGTAAAGATGGTGAGGCTTACCTCGAACACCTTATCATCACCGCCGTTAAGAATGATGCAGGCAAGGTGACCAATTATGTCGCGACCATGACCGACATCACGAGCAGTAAACAGGCTTCTGAAGAGATTCACAACCTGGCTTTTTATGATCCGCTGACACAGCTTCCCAACCGGCGCCTGTTACTGGATAGGCTCAAGCAGGCTTTGGCCGCCAGCGAACGGAACAGCAGGCATGGCGCCTTATTGTTCCTGGATCTGGATCATTTCAAGACATTGAATGACACGCTGGGGCACGACATGGGTGACCAGCTCCTGAAACAGGTGTCTGCAAGGCTGGCTGGCTGTGTGCGTAAAGTGGATACCGTGGCGCGTATCGGGGGGGATGAATTTGTGGTGCTGCTGGAAAACCTGAGCAGCCACCCGCTAGAGGCTGCGGCACAGACCGAAACTATCGCTACCAAAATACAGGTTGCGATTGGCCGGCCATTCAATATCGGCTCGCACGAGCACCATAGCACTTGCAGTATCGGCGCTACCTTGTTTGTCAACCAGGAGCAGGCTGGTGTCGAGGCGATCCTGAAGCAGGCTGATATTGCAATGTACCAGTCCAAAGACTCCGGCCGTAACGCGATACGTTTCTT
It contains:
- a CDS encoding PepSY domain-containing protein — its product is MLRLSRSTALIAAALFANTAMADHDTIKPKAYDSLGKCVKAALTEHEGKIVKAEFKSENKRGVYEFDIESADGSAWEIECDAQSGKVTEIEQEVNADNAKFKALAKVSEADAEATALAAHPGTLVETEYELEADGKASYEFDILEADKEEIKVEVDAATGKIVEVSYEEYQIGKE
- a CDS encoding EAL domain-containing protein, whose amino-acid sequence is MVKQNNSGSIIIKLNMFHIRSLKTRVTLFTLAIFVAGIWLLSFYAGRMLHGDIAHQLGQQQLATTSLLAAQIDDDLNERLAVLKVVAETLGGSNLNDASSIQALLENRPLFIRYFNAGVYAAGPDGRAIASLPYASERAGIDYSDRDYIAIPLRQGKAKIGQPVVGKVVASAVLGIGVPIMNKQGKVIGVLAGVTDLAKPSFLDKVTENRYGKSGYFELQASKSGLIITSTGKRRVMQRSEQGVGLALSAGDKTLVTTNALGESMLTSARRISVADWLLVASLPMAEAFASVYSMERRIVLVTILLTIVAGGLTWWMLRRELSPMFATVKQLASLSGADQQLRPLMIDSRNEIGELVGSFNALLEVLGQREDALRDSEFRWKFAIEGSGDGLWDWNVSANQIFFSKTWKHLLGYAEAEIDGNLAEWERHIHPEDKARVLARLQDHLDGKTPAYVSEHRALCKDGSYKWILDHGLVVSRNADNKPLRVIGTLSDIAGRKAAEIRLRMLSTAIEQSPTSVVITNLDASIEYVNPCFTEATGYSLAEALGKNPRVLQSGLTDPSVYADMWTTLTNGRTWVGEFINKRKNGEIYFEEAHISPVTDIDGAVSHYVAVKVDITARKLAEDNLRIAAAVFQSQEGMIVADADSTILRVNSAFTAITGYSAEDVVGSTPKVLSSGMHDKVFYETMWEVISQTGTWEGEVWNRRKDGEAYLEHLIITAVKNDAGKVTNYVATMTDITSSKQASEEIHNLAFYDPLTQLPNRRLLLDRLKQALAASERNSRHGALLFLDLDHFKTLNDTLGHDMGDQLLKQVSARLAGCVRKVDTVARIGGDEFVVLLENLSSHPLEAAAQTETIATKIQVAIGRPFNIGSHEHHSTCSIGATLFVNQEQAGVEAILKQADIAMYQSKDSGRNAIRFFDQDMQDAVTARANLEHELRMALVQKQFQLYFQPQVDHAGCILGAEVLLRWHHPQQGIILPGNFINLAEETGLILPMGQWVLDTACAQLKKWQQDPHTKQLTLSVNVSAKQFRQTDFVDHVQSVISHYAINPALLKLELTESILFKDINGMISTMRALREIGIRFELDDFGTGYSSLQYLKKLPLSQLKIDQSFVRDITIDSNDRTLVLTIITMAHSLGLEVIAEGVETGPQFEFLKDHGCDHYQGYLFGRPVPLHEFETMLPQS
- a CDS encoding GspE/PulE family protein, whose product is MLEALSDWPTPSYFSFESSSAQSGPESCLIYFVDGRKALGELIRMSFDDASITFLSSRSDVNETIGLDQVKTIRLLRPVVMHRQMELLHERAPEVFHSTDRQTFTVEFIDKETIDGETIGYSETGSGLFLYFPKEDDQVLRCFIPRQCIARFQIGMHLGEMLIQEKLVNKDHVEEAVAYQRKLRHQRIGEYLSEQKLVSREQLEQAILHQEKRPILKLGEALQELGLITQEQLNAALEKQQLNRKMPLGRILVEMGALEENVLKGALAKKLGIPYVGLARFNIDLDAVKLINAERARKHVLMPLYLHDAALVIAFQDPFNTKAVEEIRFLTQMKVIPVMSSHEDIDHAIKKYYHPQVADKYAAVMTEEAAPPSSEYDFYNTAAELKINDLASKLSSEDQGVELKLEAVNESDNTLVQTVNKIILDAFNEGVSDIHIETYPGKQSTRVRFRKDGVLADYVEIPSNFREAIISRIKIMAQMDIANRRTPQDGKIDFQRFGSAKIELRVVTIPTSHNLEDVVMRVLAAAKPLPIEKLGSAPDILDSLKHMVERPYGLILVCGPTGSGKTTTLHSLLGYINTPSRKIWTVEDPVEISQTGLRQVQVNNKSGLTFAHVIRSFLRADPDVIMIGEMRDQETTKIAIEASLTGHMVLSTLHTNTAPESVTRLLDLGMDPFNFADALVGVLAQRLLKALCRKCKQAYVADAQEIDALLAEFLEGSPITREAALKNWQQNFSKNGSYTLYKPAGCAHCNHTGYSGRVGVHELMAVNPEIRRLIQTRAPLHELQLEALKAGMRTLRQDGMLKVLLGETDMTQVRAACA